The following are from one region of the Hyla sarda isolate aHylSar1 chromosome 6, aHylSar1.hap1, whole genome shotgun sequence genome:
- the LOC130275412 gene encoding putative ferric-chelate reductase 1 isoform X2: MNPLSQFVVALLVLFPLQVAAYSNGKVEASCVTMVPNHPYPIQNSSAPYTLTASNTTYQSGDKITVTLTNTTEEYPIEGFMIQVRQQNSNTPLGSFTVSGSEVQTLTCTTAASAVSHTSDLAKSIVQVTWIAPKENISDIYLRATVVRNGSIFWTNLVGPKLTYVGSGGSHLTVR, encoded by the exons ATGAATCCTTTGTCCCAGTTTGTGGTCGCTCTTCTTGTTCTGTTCCCTCTCCAAGTCGCTGCTTATTCCAATGGAAAAGTTGAGGCTTCCTGTGTGACAATGGTGCCCAACCATCCTTACCCAATTCAGAACAGCAGTGCGCCGTATACTCTGACCGCATCAAATACCACGTACCAGTCAGGAGATAAAATCACAG TCACACTGACGAATACTACAGAAGAGTACCCTATTGAAGGTTTTATGATCCAAGTCCGCCAACAGAACAGTAACACTCCTCTGGGATCATTTACAGTCAGTGGCTCAGAAGTACAGACTCTAACCTGCACCACCGCTGCC AGCGCAGTGAGTCACACATCTGACCTGGCAAAAAGTATTGTGCAGGTGACCTGGATTGCACCGAAAGAAAACATCTCAGACATCTACCTAAG GGCCACAGTTGTTCGCAACGGATCCATTTTCTGGACCAATTTAGTTGGACCGAAACTTACATACGTTGGCTCGGGAGGATCCCATTTAACTGTAAGATAA